GAAAAATCCTTCGTGAGGCGACCGCCCGATATAGGTAACGCCCTTGACCTTATTGGTGGCCGTGTCGATGAAGGTCACCGAATTGGAGCCATTCGATATCGCAATCAAGGTTTTATGGTCCGGCGAAAAACCCAGTCCATGAACATTCACTTGCCCCTTGTACAAAGGAGACAGGATGTCGGGCCGCTGATTACCCAACCGGATTTGTCCCAGCAACTGATTGGTGGATGGATCGATCACCGAAACGGTGTTGCTGTTCTGGTCAGCTGTATAGACGCGGTCCTGTGTGCCTGGCGCAGCCTGCGCAGTACCCATGGCAGCGACCGCAAGCGTCATGGCGAAGGTGAGCTTATTCAATTCAGTGAGTTGCATGAGAGTCTTTCCTGGTGTCTGCGTTGGTGGAATCGGCTCTTGCGCCGTGGGCTGCCTGGTAGCGTTGCAACCAGGCGCGCATTACATTGATTTCGTTCTGTTGTTCGACGATGATGCCTTGTGCCAGGTTGCGCAGTTCGCGGTCGTTACTGTGCACCAGGATGGCCTTGGCCATATCGATCGCGCCTTGATGGTGAGGAATCATCATGCTCATGAAGTCATGCGCGGGGTCCCCGGTTGTCGGCGCGCGTCGCATGCCGTCATCCATGATCGCCATGGCATCATCCGCGAGAGACGCATAGGGCCTGTCGCTACTGGCGATAAACGAGGCAGGCGGCGCAGTCGCGCCATGGTGGCCAGCATGCTGCGCCGAGACTGTGGCGGTGCAGCACCAGAGCATGGCGCCCAAAAAAAGTGAAAATTTCAAACCGGTCCCTCCAGTTGTTCATAGACGGCGCTGGCAACCCGTGCCAGTTCGCCCTTGTCGACGGCTGCGGACAGCGCATAGCCGAACTTCCCGTCGATCCAGTAAAACACGTTGACGTCGCCCTCTTTGGCGAACCGAAAGCCGGTGTCCTTGTTGCGCGCCTGCTCCGTCGACACGTACAGCGTCAGGCGCTGGCCAGCGCCGTCGTGGTACATGAATTGCGCTACCGGCCCGCTGGCCCCGGGCAGCAGGCGCCCGCCGATCAGTTCATAGCCCAGCTTGCCCAAATGCGGCGGACGGATCTTGCTGCCCATGCGCTTCGACAGCCAGGTCACCAACTGGTCTTCCTGGTCGGCGCGAATTTCCACTGGCCGGCGCACATCCGGGCTGTACACGGCATGGGCTATTGCGGCCTGGTGTGCCAGGCCGGACCACGCTGCCTGCTGATACGCGGGCGCTTGCTGCTCCATACGCGCCAGGGACTGGCCAGTTGCCGCGCCGCGCAAGCCCCAGCCGGCGCCACCGCTCACCAACGCGATTGCCAGGCCCGCCGCCAGCGCCTGCCATTGCCAGTGCCGGTTGCGCTGCGGCGTGGTGGCCGCTGCCATGGGCGCCGGGACCGGTTCGCCCAGCACCGGATCGAACAGGCGATGCATGGCGTCGTTCTGGGCCGCGTAGGCGCGCACGCGCGCAGCTTCCTCGGGGCGCTCTGCCAGGTAGGCGGCGACCTCGGCAGCGCGTGCTGCCGGCAGCACGCCGTCGACGTACGCGTGCAGATCGGCTTCAGTCACGGGCAGGTTCATTTCACGACTTTCAACGAGTTCACGCGGGCGCCGCCGTCCATCAGGCTGCGCAGCTTTTCGCGGGCGCGCGCGAGCCGCGACATGACGGTCCCGACCGGGATGCCGAGCGTCGACGCCACTTCTTCATAACGCATGTCTTCCAGCCCGACCATCAGCAGGATCGCGCGCTGTTCTTCGCTCAGCAGGCGCAGCGCGGCATCCATCTCGCGCACCTGGATGCCGACCGTGCTGCGATCCGCCAGGGCCGGCATCGGCGTATCATCGTCGAGCGGCTCGGTGACCAGTGCGCCGCGCCGTATCTGGTCGATACGCATATTGTGCATGATCGCAAACAGCCAGGCGCGCGCGTCCGTGCCGGGTTGTAGCGCGGCGCGCTGGGCCCAGCCGCGTTCGAGCGTGTCCTGCACCAGGTCATCGGCCGCGGCGCGCTCGCCCACGAGCGCGCGCGCGTAGCGCCGCAGCCGCGGGACACACGCCAGCAACTCCGCGCCGGGAAGAAGGGGCAGGACGCTCATGGAACCAGTGATTACATCGCGCTGGCGGCCAGCTTCGGATCGATCTGCCAGGTTTCATTGACCAGTTTGCCGTCGCGGTAGGTCAGCACGTAGCGCACCTTGATGGAGGCCTTGCCGTCGAATTGCACTGCCGCCGTGACGGTCGCACCCTTCGGATTGACCGACTCGGACGCGCCCATAACGGTGACGCGCAGCGGGCCCATCGCGCCGAACTTGCTCCATACGGCGCCGATGGCGGCTGCACCGTCGTAGCTGCCGTCAAGCGGTCCACCAACCCAGGTCAGCCGCGCATTGTCGGCGTAATCATGCACGATGGCGGCGTGTTCAC
This sequence is a window from Oxalobacteraceae sp. CFBP 8761. Protein-coding genes within it:
- a CDS encoding nuclear transport factor 2 family protein, with translation MKTTHLMFLLASTIGIATTAVAGPALDMAQAHFAAIGAGEHAAIVHDYADNARLTWVGGPLDGSYDGAAAIGAVWSKFGAMGPLRVTVMGASESVNPKGATVTAAVQFDGKASIKVRYVLTYRDGKLVNETWQIDPKLAASAM
- a CDS encoding anti-sigma factor — encoded protein: MNLPVTEADLHAYVDGVLPAARAAEVAAYLAERPEEAARVRAYAAQNDAMHRLFDPVLGEPVPAPMAAATTPQRNRHWQWQALAAGLAIALVSGGAGWGLRGAATGQSLARMEQQAPAYQQAAWSGLAHQAAIAHAVYSPDVRRPVEIRADQEDQLVTWLSKRMGSKIRPPHLGKLGYELIGGRLLPGASGPVAQFMYHDGAGQRLTLYVSTEQARNKDTGFRFAKEGDVNVFYWIDGKFGYALSAAVDKGELARVASAVYEQLEGPV
- a CDS encoding RNA polymerase sigma factor codes for the protein MSVLPLLPGAELLACVPRLRRYARALVGERAAADDLVQDTLERGWAQRAALQPGTDARAWLFAIMHNMRIDQIRRGALVTEPLDDDTPMPALADRSTVGIQVREMDAALRLLSEEQRAILLMVGLEDMRYEEVASTLGIPVGTVMSRLARAREKLRSLMDGGARVNSLKVVK
- a CDS encoding DUF305 domain-containing protein — its product is MKFSLFLGAMLWCCTATVSAQHAGHHGATAPPASFIASSDRPYASLADDAMAIMDDGMRRAPTTGDPAHDFMSMMIPHHQGAIDMAKAILVHSNDRELRNLAQGIIVEQQNEINVMRAWLQRYQAAHGARADSTNADTRKDSHATH